Proteins found in one Drosophila busckii strain San Diego stock center, stock number 13000-0081.31 chromosome 2R, ASM1175060v1, whole genome shotgun sequence genomic segment:
- the LOC108596736 gene encoding uncharacterized protein LOC108596736, which translates to MCLRSCCFYFSLSTGCMFIGFIWIWFLFMEIISLGEYSIFIHLKMKSWAKYLQAFITSMGIISSLLLIEGAYKRQRCSVLFWIVVFFVIEFLYVVLAIIDINIRRIHVFTTVAEFLIIIGLIYCLFIATSLYVQLTKEATEAVQV; encoded by the exons ATGTGTTTGCgaagttgctgcttttatttttctctaAGCACTGGCTGCATGTTTATAGGCTTCATATGGATTTGGTTTCTCTTTATGGAAATTATAAGCCTAGGCGAATATTCCATTTTTATAC ATCTTAAGATGAAATCATGGGCAAAGTATTTGCAGGCTTTCATCACTAGTATGGGCATCATATCATCGCTGCTACTAATAGAGGGTGCATATAAAAGACAGCGCTGCTCTGTGCTCTTTTGGATTGTCGTATTTTTTGTAATCGAGTTTTTATATGTGGTCCTTGCCATTATCGATATAAACATTCGAAGAATACATGTTTTTACTACCGTCGCAGAGTTTCTAATCATAA TAGGATTGatttattgcttgtttatAGCAACGTCTTTATATGTACAACTCACAAAGGAGGCAACTGAAGCTGTGCAGGTTTAA
- the LOC108596734 gene encoding uncharacterized protein LOC108596734 isoform X1: protein MACRCKYFIKILNNCCFCFSLRTGTLLFGCIFLVWFTYQCLGSAFMMECIFPNEYMDMGAKGPPAAPKTTMIFGYFGIIVSAMVCIGVHNQNNELLFVPFFVFTPLWILVHIVAMILYNFVIVIVVLFVVTILLLIYAWIIVYSYFSELRYAYDEDLTQRQTYI from the exons ATGGCCTGTCGCTGcaagtattttataaaaatattgaacaactgttgcttttgtttctcaCTGCGCACGGGTACTTTGCTCTTTGGTTGCATATTCCTGGTGTGGTTCACCTATCAATGCCTGGGCAGCGCTTTCATGATGGAATGCATATTCCCCAATGAGTACATGGATATGGGGGCGAAGGGACCGCCGGCGGCACCCAAGACGACAATGATATTTGGATACTTTGGCATTATAGTGTCCGCAATGGTTTGCATAGGCGTGCATAAT CAGAACAATGAGCTGCTGTTTGTGCCGTTTTTTGTGTTTACGCCACTTTGGATATTGGTGCATATCGTTGCCATGATACTTTAcaactttgttattgttatagttGTGCTATTTGTTGTAACAATAC TGCTGCTTATATATGCGTGGATAATTGTCTACTCGTACTTTTCGGAACTGCGCTATGCCTACGATGAAGATCTGACACAACGacaaacttatatataa
- the LOC108596734 gene encoding uncharacterized protein LOC108596734 isoform X2, translating to MACRCKYFIKILNNCCFCFSLRTGTLLFGCIFLVWFTYQCLGSAFMMECIFPNEYMDMGAKGPPAAPKTTMIFGYFGIIVSAMVCIGVHNNNELLFVPFFVFTPLWILVHIVAMILYNFVIVIVVLFVVTILLLIYAWIIVYSYFSELRYAYDEDLTQRQTYI from the exons ATGGCCTGTCGCTGcaagtattttataaaaatattgaacaactgttgcttttgtttctcaCTGCGCACGGGTACTTTGCTCTTTGGTTGCATATTCCTGGTGTGGTTCACCTATCAATGCCTGGGCAGCGCTTTCATGATGGAATGCATATTCCCCAATGAGTACATGGATATGGGGGCGAAGGGACCGCCGGCGGCACCCAAGACGACAATGATATTTGGATACTTTGGCATTATAGTGTCCGCAATGGTTTGCATAGGCGTGCATAAT AACAATGAGCTGCTGTTTGTGCCGTTTTTTGTGTTTACGCCACTTTGGATATTGGTGCATATCGTTGCCATGATACTTTAcaactttgttattgttatagttGTGCTATTTGTTGTAACAATAC TGCTGCTTATATATGCGTGGATAATTGTCTACTCGTACTTTTCGGAACTGCGCTATGCCTACGATGAAGATCTGACACAACGacaaacttatatataa